A single genomic interval of Pseudomonadota bacterium harbors:
- a CDS encoding nitrous oxide reductase accessory protein NosL — protein MADINSKHTTRKANDGKRVAIITLIVLFLAVPILLRAGSAPRPEIDHPVVKPHVYTRHLRCVNCGMKLNMWARTRHSFTLSSGEYHTCSIHCVADLARQHKESAKNVKVALYLEPETMLEADQAFYLVGSTAVGTMTAVSKIAFRTEKSATDFANKYGGSVMNFAEVLARASEEL, from the coding sequence ATGGCAGATATAAATTCAAAGCACACCACCCGGAAAGCAAATGATGGCAAAAGAGTTGCGATCATCACACTGATCGTCCTTTTTCTGGCAGTGCCGATCTTGCTTCGAGCCGGATCAGCGCCCCGTCCGGAAATTGATCACCCCGTTGTCAAACCCCACGTCTATACCAGACATCTACGCTGTGTAAATTGCGGGATGAAACTCAATATGTGGGCCAGGACCCGCCATTCATTCACCCTTTCTTCAGGCGAATATCATACCTGCTCAATCCACTGTGTCGCCGATCTCGCCCGGCAGCACAAGGAATCGGCCAAAAACGTGAAAGTTGCCCTTTATCTGGAACCGGAGACCATGCTCGAAGCCGATCAGGCCTTTTACCTGGTAGGTTCAACGGCAGTCGGTACCATGACCGCAGTCTCCAAGATTGCCTTTCGCACAGAAAAATCCGCCACCGATTTTGCCAACAAGTATGGCGGATCAGTTATGAACTTTGCCGAGGTCCTGGCCCGGGCAAGTGAAGAGCTTTGA
- a CDS encoding diphthine--ammonia ligase: protein MGDLKGKDFFASWSGGKDSCLALYRAIRQGGRPRRLLTMFGDDGEKSKSHALSREIIQAQADALGIPVEIGSASWDDYEARFLEHLAGLKADGLGDGVFGDIDLLPHRQWVEKVCDKHGITPHLPLWQEERRKLVGEFIEAGFVAMIVVVEDKRLDRSFLGRRIDWPTIEALEAAGADACGEEGEYHSLVIDGPLFSSALNLQTGAIVGHGGYSFLETALETEKKN from the coding sequence ATGGGAGATTTAAAGGGGAAGGACTTTTTCGCATCCTGGAGCGGGGGCAAGGACTCCTGTCTCGCCTTGTATCGGGCGATCAGGCAGGGCGGCCGCCCCCGTCGGCTTCTGACCATGTTCGGTGATGACGGCGAGAAGAGCAAATCGCATGCTCTTTCCCGCGAGATCATCCAGGCCCAGGCCGACGCCTTGGGAATTCCGGTGGAGATCGGCAGCGCCTCGTGGGACGATTATGAGGCGAGGTTTCTGGAGCATCTTGCCGGTCTCAAAGCTGATGGATTGGGCGATGGCGTTTTTGGCGATATCGATCTTCTGCCGCACCGGCAGTGGGTCGAGAAGGTGTGCGACAAACATGGGATCACTCCCCATCTGCCGCTCTGGCAGGAAGAGCGGCGGAAACTGGTCGGAGAATTTATTGAGGCGGGTTTTGTCGCAATGATCGTGGTTGTTGAGGATAAACGTCTTGACCGCTCCTTTCTCGGACGCCGGATCGACTGGCCGACCATTGAGGCCCTTGAAGCTGCTGGGGCCGATGCCTGTGGTGAGGAGGGGGAATACCATTCGCTGGTGATTGACGGCCCGCTTTTTTCATCGGCTCTCAATCTGCAGACAGGTGCTATTGTCGGCCATGGCGGGTATAGTTTCCTGGAAACTGCATTAGAAACTGAGAAGAAAAACTGA
- a CDS encoding energy transducer TonB — MELIDRNSIRIVFAILISLLLHVIILNLGSGKTQAPLVGAVRKKVTVRLVARKAPAKPVAKSVSRPVKKVEKAAPLEITEPVAVVVREIPPLVVPASPVVPEQVVENAESAPEVRQTPEVQGAENNREMASAVVLARPLYKENPPPEYPAMARRRQLQGTVLLEVAVSREGKVEGLEIAESSGHKVLDRAAVEAVRYWLFEPGREGGRQVPMKVLVPVRFSLK, encoded by the coding sequence ATGGAATTGATTGACAGGAACAGCATCAGGATTGTGTTCGCTATCCTTATTTCCCTGCTGTTGCATGTGATTATTTTGAACTTGGGTTCCGGGAAGACTCAGGCGCCTCTGGTTGGGGCGGTCAGAAAGAAGGTGACGGTCCGGCTGGTGGCCAGAAAAGCACCGGCGAAACCGGTGGCAAAGTCTGTTTCCCGCCCGGTCAAAAAAGTTGAGAAGGCTGCGCCTTTAGAGATTACCGAACCGGTGGCGGTCGTTGTCCGGGAGATTCCGCCGTTGGTTGTGCCGGCGTCTCCGGTAGTTCCTGAGCAGGTTGTTGAGAATGCCGAGTCGGCTCCGGAGGTCCGGCAAACCCCGGAAGTACAGGGAGCGGAGAACAACCGTGAGATGGCATCCGCAGTGGTTCTGGCGAGACCCTTGTATAAGGAAAATCCCCCACCTGAATACCCGGCCATGGCCCGACGACGTCAGTTGCAGGGCACGGTCCTGTTGGAAGTTGCGGTCAGCAGGGAGGGGAAAGTGGAAGGGCTGGAAATCGCTGAAAGCAGCGGTCACAAGGTGCTTGACCGGGCTGCGGTAGAGGCGGTTCGATACTGGCTTTTTGAACCGGGCCGCGAGGGTGGGCGGCAGGTGCCCATGAAGGTGCTGGTTCCGGTCCGTTTCAGTTTGAAGTAA
- a CDS encoding biopolymer transporter ExbD, which yields MKINLPEKRRARIEMLPLIDIVFLLLVFFIYAMLSMAVHRGVPVELPVSSTAAPEKESILSVTVKQQQDGESRIFVDEEIADLSRLAMVLKEKAAIEKEKSGREPGVLLFADRQVDYQQLFQVLDRINQAGLSRISLQADVEP from the coding sequence GTGAAGATCAACCTTCCGGAAAAGCGCCGGGCGAGGATCGAGATGTTGCCGCTGATCGATATCGTCTTCCTGCTGCTGGTCTTTTTCATCTATGCCATGCTGTCGATGGCCGTTCACCGGGGAGTGCCGGTGGAGCTGCCGGTGTCTTCGACGGCGGCGCCGGAAAAAGAGTCGATATTGTCGGTAACCGTCAAGCAGCAGCAGGATGGAGAGAGCAGGATATTCGTCGATGAGGAAATTGCCGACCTTTCACGGCTGGCAATGGTGTTGAAAGAAAAGGCGGCGATTGAAAAGGAGAAGTCCGGCCGGGAGCCGGGAGTGCTTCTTTTTGCCGACCGCCAGGTTGATTACCAGCAGTTGTTCCAGGTGCTCGACCGGATCAATCAGGCGGGGTTGAGTCGTATTTCGTTGCAGGCTGATGTTGAGCCGTAA
- a CDS encoding TonB-dependent receptor translates to MRFSEEVQSKLTILKVKEWETFQVVLRSLRRFARKVTTKKAEDVEVSEKIVLVAFLAAMILSFSGNSSAGETGAEAVAVMDEVVVTATKTEEKRKDIASSVVVKDAVDIEEAPAESLGGLLANEPGIDWRTYGNYGGASQEIQIRGMDGKGTMLVMDGVVLNSPSLGVADVSQIPLNTIERVEVVKGPGSLLYGSGAMGGTVNIISKKPKRDQPVTKVEAGYGTESAYHLAAETGRFATEDFGYYLTVNRKETDGFRENSDLEHNDIGLNLLFDKGDSFGVDFNFGYVDREYGMPGVEPPAGITPYYLANGQLLYNGESASLLDRHEEENRHSSIVMKGTASDSLDWRVKGDCAVLRSSNYERYSSGGSESTITNTIRGMEGNLDLHPFSQVGMVLGSEYRNFDYENEQTSLDADGNPTGSGIVDEEHRIFTQGSFAELNLRPIKQVRLFVGYRYETNSKFGHEDVSRYGLVVNPLPMTAVKVSHGQHFKAPTMNDLFWPDQWGMRGNPDLKPETGWYSDITVEQSLLAGKFFASLSHFKWDVADKISWYYDPATFYYSPANLDSYKASGWEAGTKIGPYRSLLVDLSLTLLDAEEELSPGAIRAARYTPETQFKAGLTHYADFGLTSSVVARYTGARPGYYAGKTNLEAQIELESYWTVDLKMQQELKDHWRVSLLATNLLDEEYDTYISTFYYPDFTSAQQPYPGAGRTVFASVAYEF, encoded by the coding sequence ATGAGGTTCAGTGAAGAGGTGCAGTCAAAATTGACCATCCTGAAAGTAAAAGAGTGGGAGACCTTTCAGGTGGTTCTCCGTTCATTGCGGCGTTTTGCCCGGAAAGTAACAACGAAGAAAGCGGAAGATGTTGAAGTCTCTGAAAAAATTGTTCTGGTAGCATTTCTTGCCGCGATGATTTTGTCATTCTCCGGGAATTCATCCGCAGGTGAGACAGGCGCTGAGGCAGTTGCGGTGATGGACGAGGTGGTGGTGACCGCCACCAAGACCGAGGAGAAACGGAAGGATATTGCCAGCAGTGTGGTGGTCAAGGATGCGGTTGATATCGAAGAGGCTCCGGCGGAATCCCTAGGGGGGTTGCTGGCCAATGAGCCGGGTATTGACTGGCGGACTTACGGGAATTATGGCGGAGCTTCCCAGGAGATTCAGATTCGCGGCATGGATGGCAAAGGAACCATGCTGGTGATGGACGGGGTGGTTTTGAATTCACCCTCTTTGGGAGTGGCCGATGTTAGCCAGATCCCCCTGAACACCATTGAGCGGGTCGAGGTAGTCAAGGGGCCTGGGTCTTTGCTGTACGGGTCTGGGGCCATGGGCGGCACTGTTAACATCATCAGTAAGAAACCGAAACGGGACCAGCCTGTAACTAAGGTTGAGGCTGGATATGGAACAGAATCGGCGTACCATCTGGCGGCAGAGACCGGGCGTTTCGCCACCGAGGATTTCGGATATTACTTGACAGTAAATCGCAAGGAAACGGATGGTTTTCGGGAGAACAGTGATCTTGAACATAATGATATAGGTTTGAACCTGCTGTTCGATAAAGGGGATTCGTTTGGTGTTGATTTTAATTTCGGCTATGTCGACCGGGAATACGGAATGCCGGGAGTTGAGCCGCCGGCCGGCATTACCCCTTATTACCTCGCCAATGGGCAGCTTCTCTACAACGGGGAGTCTGCGTCTTTACTGGATCGCCACGAAGAGGAAAATCGCCATAGCTCCATCGTTATGAAAGGAACTGCCTCCGACTCGTTGGACTGGCGGGTCAAGGGTGACTGTGCGGTTTTGCGGAGTAGTAATTACGAGCGTTACAGTTCCGGTGGTTCGGAGTCGACCATAACAAACACGATACGAGGAATGGAGGGGAATCTTGACCTGCACCCTTTCTCGCAGGTTGGTATGGTACTGGGCAGCGAGTACCGCAATTTTGATTACGAAAATGAACAAACATCTCTCGATGCTGATGGTAATCCCACCGGTTCCGGTATAGTCGATGAAGAACACCGGATATTTACACAGGGAAGTTTTGCCGAGTTGAACCTGCGTCCGATAAAACAGGTGCGGCTCTTCGTGGGCTATCGTTATGAGACCAATTCCAAATTCGGTCATGAGGATGTGAGTCGTTACGGTTTAGTGGTGAATCCTTTGCCGATGACTGCGGTTAAGGTCAGCCATGGTCAGCATTTCAAGGCGCCGACTATGAATGATCTCTTCTGGCCGGATCAATGGGGGATGAGAGGCAATCCCGATCTTAAACCGGAGACTGGCTGGTATAGTGATATAACGGTTGAGCAGAGCCTGCTGGCCGGGAAGTTTTTTGCGTCTTTATCTCATTTCAAATGGGACGTGGCTGACAAGATCAGCTGGTATTATGATCCGGCCACTTTTTACTACAGTCCGGCAAATCTTGACAGCTACAAAGCTTCGGGCTGGGAAGCAGGGACTAAAATTGGTCCCTATCGTTCCCTGCTGGTCGATCTTTCTCTGACCCTGCTTGATGCGGAGGAAGAGCTGTCTCCAGGTGCGATAAGAGCAGCGCGCTATACACCGGAAACCCAGTTCAAGGCAGGCCTGACTCATTATGCTGATTTTGGCCTGACTTCATCGGTCGTCGCTCGCTACACCGGTGCCCGCCCCGGTTATTACGCTGGCAAAACGAATCTCGAGGCCCAGATCGAACTGGAGTCCTACTGGACTGTTGATCTTAAGATGCAACAGGAACTGAAGGATCATTGGCGCGTCTCCTTGCTGGCCACTAACCTGCTGGACGAGGAATATGATACCTATATTTCCACTTTCTACTATCCTGATTTCACCTCTGCTCAGCAACCCTACCCAGGTGCCGGGCGGACAGTATTTGCTTCGGTTGCCTACGAGTTTTAA